The Paracoccus sp. MC1862 genome includes a window with the following:
- the bamA gene encoding outer membrane protein assembly factor BamA, whose translation MWDRRMGASPAIRGTRALVSGLALTVMLGMPAVAAVYSEVRLEGAQGVDAETILSLADIRRGADLSLGDLNDAQQRLQQSGLFETVEIVPQGSTLVIRVSEYPVIDVISFEGNRRLNDERLGEIVQSQSRRVFSPAQAERDAQTIAAAYASEGRYAARVDPRVIRRPGNRVDLVFEIREGDLTEIERIGFAGNRAFSDRRLRNVLATKQAGILRTFIRRDVFAPERTQLDEQLLTDFYRSRGYADFRVQAVAPEVARERDAFFVTYNIYEGPRYTFGNVTVVSEVPGVSADAYVAQNRVRPGQVYSPQAVENSIQRLEAVALQQGANFLAVEPRVTRNPRNQTLDLTFALTRGPRVFVERIDIEGNTTTLDEVIRRQFRTVEGDPLNPREIRNSAERIRALGYFADAQVETREGSSPQQVIVDVNVEEQPTGSLGFGASYGASQGIGFNASLTEQNFLGRGQTVALSFSTASGSQGFDFSFIEPSFLARDLRARLSAWYRTSDYDNARFNTRSLGISTGIEFPVSENGRLELSYRLSKDKLYDVDPVGFDPETGEWIGSSPILVGEQGERVSSALGYSYNYDTRGTGLDPLTAWKLRFSQDFAGLGGDVDAVTTTMLAGVESRAWREEVALRAEFEAGALVMLNDSESRITDRFRGTGRIRGFESNGYGPRDLNAPYEDALGGNYFWAARAEAQFPLGLPEEYGISGGIFADAGSVWGLDNVAGYGRDTNDRDGDGNVTEAIDGSVDDSMNIRASVGVSLFWTTPIGPLRFNLSKAIKKEDYDNTQPFDLSISTRF comes from the coding sequence ATGTGGGATCGCAGGATGGGCGCAAGCCCGGCTATCAGGGGCACGCGGGCGCTCGTCTCGGGACTGGCGCTGACGGTCATGCTGGGGATGCCGGCGGTCGCCGCCGTTTATTCCGAGGTGCGGCTGGAAGGCGCGCAGGGCGTCGATGCGGAAACCATCCTGTCGCTTGCCGACATTCGCCGCGGCGCCGACCTGTCGCTGGGCGATCTGAATGACGCGCAGCAGCGCCTGCAGCAGTCGGGCCTGTTCGAGACGGTCGAGATCGTCCCGCAGGGCAGCACGCTGGTCATCCGCGTCAGCGAATATCCGGTCATCGACGTCATCAGCTTCGAGGGCAACCGCCGCCTGAACGACGAACGGCTGGGCGAGATCGTGCAGTCGCAGTCGCGCCGGGTGTTCTCGCCCGCGCAGGCGGAACGGGACGCTCAGACCATCGCTGCCGCCTATGCCAGCGAGGGGCGCTATGCCGCCCGCGTCGATCCCCGCGTGATCCGCCGCCCCGGCAACCGCGTGGATCTGGTGTTCGAGATCCGCGAAGGCGACCTGACCGAGATCGAGCGCATCGGATTCGCCGGCAACCGCGCCTTTTCCGACCGCCGGCTGCGGAACGTACTGGCGACCAAGCAGGCGGGCATCCTGCGGACCTTCATCCGCCGCGACGTCTTCGCCCCCGAACGGACGCAACTGGACGAGCAGTTGCTGACCGACTTCTACCGCTCGCGCGGTTACGCCGACTTCCGGGTGCAGGCCGTGGCGCCCGAGGTCGCCCGCGAACGCGACGCGTTCTTCGTCACCTACAACATCTACGAAGGCCCGCGTTACACCTTCGGCAATGTCACCGTCGTCAGCGAGGTGCCGGGCGTGTCCGCCGACGCCTATGTGGCGCAGAACCGGGTTAGGCCGGGACAGGTCTACAGCCCGCAGGCGGTCGAGAACTCGATCCAGCGGCTGGAGGCCGTGGCCTTGCAGCAGGGCGCCAATTTCCTTGCGGTCGAACCTCGGGTGACGCGAAACCCGCGCAACCAGACGCTGGACCTGACCTTCGCGCTGACCCGCGGGCCGCGTGTCTTTGTCGAGCGCATCGACATCGAGGGCAACACGACGACGCTGGACGAGGTGATCCGCCGCCAGTTCCGCACCGTCGAGGGCGACCCCCTGAACCCGCGTGAGATCCGCAACTCGGCCGAGCGCATCCGGGCGCTGGGCTACTTCGCCGACGCGCAGGTGGAAACGCGCGAAGGGTCCAGCCCGCAGCAGGTGATTGTCGATGTCAACGTCGAGGAGCAGCCGACCGGCAGCCTCGGCTTTGGCGCCAGCTATGGCGCCAGCCAGGGCATCGGCTTCAACGCCTCGCTGACCGAGCAGAACTTCCTTGGCCGCGGTCAGACCGTTGCGCTGTCCTTCTCGACCGCCAGCGGCTCGCAGGGGTTCGATTTCAGCTTCATCGAGCCGTCCTTCCTGGCCCGCGACCTGCGCGCCCGCCTGTCGGCCTGGTACCGCACGTCGGATTACGACAACGCCCGCTTCAACACGCGCAGCTTGGGAATTTCGACGGGGATCGAGTTCCCGGTCAGCGAGAACGGGCGTCTCGAACTCAGCTATCGGCTGAGCAAGGACAAGCTGTATGATGTCGATCCCGTCGGCTTCGATCCCGAAACCGGCGAATGGATCGGCTCGTCCCCGATCCTGGTGGGCGAGCAGGGCGAGCGCGTCAGCTCGGCGCTTGGCTACAGCTACAATTACGACACGCGCGGCACGGGCCTGGACCCGCTGACAGCCTGGAAGCTGCGCTTCAGCCAGGATTTCGCAGGCCTCGGCGGCGATGTGGATGCGGTCACCACGACGATGCTGGCGGGCGTCGAAAGCCGCGCCTGGCGCGAGGAAGTCGCGCTGCGGGCCGAGTTCGAGGCGGGCGCGCTGGTCATGCTGAACGACAGCGAAAGCCGCATCACCGACCGTTTCCGCGGGACCGGCCGCATCCGCGGCTTTGAATCGAACGGCTACGGTCCCCGCGACCTGAATGCGCCCTACGAGGACGCGCTGGGCGGCAATTATTTCTGGGCCGCCCGCGCGGAGGCGCAGTTCCCGCTGGGACTGCCCGAGGAATACGGGATCAGCGGCGGCATCTTCGCCGATGCCGGTTCCGTCTGGGGGCTGGACAATGTCGCCGGTTACGGCCGCGACACCAACGACCGCGACGGGGACGGCAACGTGACCGAAGCCATCGACGGCAGCGTGGATGACAGCATGAACATCCGCGCCTCGGTCGGGGTGTCGCTGTTCTGGACGACGCCCATCGGGCCGTTGCGCTTCAACCTGTCCAAGGCGATCAAGAAAGAGGACTACGACAACACGCAGCCCTTCGACCTGTCGATCTCGACCCGGTTCTGA
- the rseP gene encoding RIP metalloprotease RseP codes for MIGEIAGQMGGFAWTVAAFIIALSIIVGVHEYGHYIVGRWSGIRAEVFSLGFGPRLFARRDRRGTVWQVAAIPLGGYVRFLGDADVASATRDGSVDPRLARQTLGGAPLWARFATVAAGPFFNFILAAAVFAGVVMWQGLATDRVVVGEIAPAPPGITNDLRPGDEVLAVGGQPVTDWGALFRLSETLPPAPQQQWTVRRGGNEITVTAPDVAPPRVSGVGPRSAASAVDLRPGDVILAVEGRPITRFTDLRPTVEAAQGRPVTMRVWREDAGEADFVLVPREQDLPRVDGGFEKRWLIGVTGGEGYIRPATRTPNPFEALWIGTQQTWDVIWGSLTGLVAMVTGQIGRCNLSGAISIAEVAGDAASSGAGNFFWLVAVLSAGIGFLNLLPIPVLDGGHLAFYTWEAVAGRPPSARVMDVLTRIGVALVLALMFFGLSNDILCR; via the coding sequence ATGATCGGGGAAATCGCCGGACAGATGGGCGGCTTTGCCTGGACGGTCGCCGCCTTCATCATCGCGCTGTCGATCATCGTGGGCGTCCACGAATACGGCCATTACATCGTCGGCCGCTGGTCGGGCATCCGGGCCGAGGTCTTCTCGCTAGGCTTCGGGCCGCGGCTGTTCGCCCGCCGCGACCGGCGCGGCACCGTCTGGCAGGTCGCGGCGATCCCGCTTGGCGGGTATGTCCGCTTCCTCGGGGATGCGGATGTGGCCAGCGCCACCCGCGACGGCTCGGTCGACCCAAGGCTGGCGCGGCAGACGCTGGGGGGTGCGCCGCTCTGGGCGCGGTTCGCCACCGTTGCGGCGGGGCCGTTCTTCAACTTCATCCTGGCCGCTGCCGTCTTTGCGGGCGTGGTCATGTGGCAGGGGCTTGCCACCGACCGCGTGGTGGTGGGCGAGATCGCGCCCGCGCCCCCCGGCATCACCAACGACCTGCGGCCCGGCGACGAGGTGCTGGCCGTCGGAGGACAGCCCGTCACCGACTGGGGCGCGCTGTTCCGCCTGTCCGAGACGCTGCCGCCCGCGCCGCAGCAGCAGTGGACCGTCCGCCGTGGGGGCAACGAGATCACCGTCACCGCCCCCGATGTCGCGCCACCGCGCGTCTCGGGCGTGGGGCCGCGCAGCGCCGCCTCGGCGGTGGACCTGCGGCCCGGCGATGTGATCCTGGCGGTCGAAGGCCGGCCGATCACCCGCTTCACCGACCTGCGACCGACCGTCGAGGCCGCGCAGGGCCGCCCCGTCACCATGCGCGTCTGGCGCGAGGACGCCGGAGAGGCCGATTTTGTCCTTGTCCCCCGCGAACAGGACCTGCCCCGCGTCGATGGCGGCTTCGAGAAACGCTGGCTGATCGGCGTGACCGGAGGAGAGGGCTACATCCGCCCCGCCACCCGGACGCCCAACCCGTTCGAGGCGCTGTGGATCGGCACACAGCAGACCTGGGACGTGATCTGGGGCTCGCTGACCGGGCTGGTCGCCATGGTCACCGGGCAGATCGGCCGCTGCAACCTGTCCGGCGCGATTTCCATCGCCGAGGTCGCGGGGGACGCGGCCAGCTCGGGCGCGGGCAACTTCTTCTGGCTGGTCGCGGTGCTGTCGGCGGGCATCGGTTTCCTGAACCTGCTGCCGATCCCGGTGCTGGATGGCGGACACCTTGCCTTCTACACATGGGAGGCCGTGGCGGGCCGCCCGCCGTCGGCACGCGTCATGGATGTGCTGACCCGCATCGGCGTGGCGCTGGTGCTGGCACTGATGTTCTTCGGCCTCTCCAACGACATACTTTGCCGCTGA
- the dxr gene encoding 1-deoxy-D-xylulose-5-phosphate reductoisomerase, whose protein sequence is MRSVSIFGATGSVGESAFDLLMRSGGPATWRTVALTGGRNVARLAEMARALRAEIAVIADEALLPDLREALEGSGVEAATGTTAIAEAADRPADWTLSAIVGAAGLAPGLRVVQRGGTLALANKESLVAAGRLLMGTAQRSGATILPVDSEHSAVFQCLENNSLDRVELVTLTASGGAFRDWPLERLARATVAEASSHPNWDMGQRITIDSASMFNKALEVIEAHEFFGLPEDRIAVLIHPESIVHALVAYIDGGTLAHLGPPDMRHAIGHALHWPRREKLPLPRLDLAALGSLTFRAPCGTRWPALALARQVIAQGGAAGAVLNAAKEQALDDFITGRIRFTDMAGAVAHALDLAAGRAGFGNSPDSLQTVLEWDAQARRDAAVWQAAA, encoded by the coding sequence ATGCGCAGCGTTTCCATCTTCGGCGCGACCGGCTCGGTCGGGGAAAGCGCCTTCGACCTGCTGATGCGGTCAGGCGGACCCGCGACATGGCGGACGGTCGCCCTGACCGGCGGGCGCAACGTCGCGCGGCTGGCCGAGATGGCGCGCGCCCTGCGGGCCGAGATCGCCGTGATCGCCGACGAAGCGCTGCTGCCTGATCTGCGCGAGGCTCTGGAGGGGTCGGGGGTCGAGGCCGCGACCGGCACGACCGCCATCGCCGAGGCCGCCGACCGGCCTGCCGACTGGACCTTGTCGGCGATCGTGGGCGCGGCGGGGCTTGCCCCCGGCCTGCGGGTGGTCCAGCGCGGCGGCACGCTGGCATTGGCGAACAAGGAAAGCCTTGTTGCCGCAGGCCGCCTACTGATGGGCACCGCACAGCGCAGCGGCGCCACGATCCTGCCGGTGGATTCGGAACATTCCGCCGTTTTCCAGTGCCTTGAGAATAACAGTCTCGACCGGGTCGAGCTTGTCACCCTGACCGCCTCGGGCGGCGCCTTCCGCGACTGGCCGCTTGAGCGGCTGGCCCGGGCCACGGTGGCCGAGGCGTCCAGCCATCCGAACTGGGACATGGGCCAGCGCATCACCATCGACAGCGCCTCGATGTTCAACAAGGCGCTGGAAGTCATCGAGGCGCATGAGTTCTTCGGCCTGCCGGAAGACCGCATCGCCGTCCTGATCCATCCCGAATCCATCGTCCATGCGCTTGTCGCCTATATCGACGGCGGCACGCTGGCGCATCTGGGGCCGCCGGACATGCGCCATGCCATCGGCCATGCGCTGCACTGGCCCCGGCGCGAGAAGCTGCCGTTGCCGCGGCTGGACCTTGCCGCCCTGGGCAGCCTGACCTTCCGTGCCCCCTGCGGGACGCGCTGGCCGGCGCTGGCATTGGCGCGGCAGGTGATCGCGCAGGGCGGGGCCGCTGGGGCGGTGCTGAACGCGGCCAAGGAACAGGCGCTGGACGATTTCATCACCGGCCGCATCCGCTTCACCGACATGGCGGGGGCGGTCGCGCATGCGCTTGATCTCGCGGCGGGGCGGGCGGGCTTCGGGAACAGTCCCGACAGCCTGCAGACCGTTCTGGAATGGGACGCGCAAGCGCGGCGTGACGCCGCCGTGTGGCAGGCGGCGGCATGA
- a CDS encoding phosphatidate cytidylyltransferase, producing the protein MRGLRPPRVAPQGRWPDLAERLGSALIILVAGTALLLLPVLVASIGISVLFAALMWELTRLVVPAPQRGRVIGVGLLSGLAMALTLLWGSWGALAFILSLGLGTRIARRELRLAYVGFSLMMVLAAWGLLWIRITFGLGEAVWIVALVVLSDVLGYFVGRSVGGPKFWPAISPKKTWSGTVAGWAGAVLLGIILVILGRADPGVIVIGPLLAFAGQMGDIAESWIKRRVGVKDSSRLIPGHGGLMDRFDAMAGSLAAATVLGLGNWLPIVG; encoded by the coding sequence ATGAGGGGCCTGCGCCCACCGCGCGTCGCGCCACAGGGCCGCTGGCCCGATCTGGCCGAGCGGCTCGGCTCGGCGCTGATCATCCTTGTTGCCGGCACCGCGCTGCTGTTGCTGCCGGTGCTGGTGGCCAGCATCGGCATCTCGGTTCTGTTCGCGGCCCTGATGTGGGAACTGACCCGCCTCGTGGTCCCGGCGCCGCAGCGTGGCCGGGTGATCGGCGTCGGCCTGCTGTCAGGCCTGGCGATGGCCCTGACGCTGCTTTGGGGATCGTGGGGGGCGCTGGCCTTCATCCTGTCCCTTGGCCTCGGCACCCGCATCGCCCGGCGCGAGCTGCGGCTTGCCTATGTCGGCTTCAGCCTGATGATGGTCTTGGCGGCTTGGGGGCTGCTGTGGATACGCATCACCTTCGGCTTGGGCGAGGCGGTCTGGATCGTGGCCCTGGTCGTGCTGTCGGACGTGCTGGGTTACTTCGTCGGCCGCAGCGTCGGCGGCCCCAAGTTCTGGCCCGCCATCAGCCCGAAGAAGACATGGAGCGGGACTGTCGCCGGCTGGGCCGGTGCGGTGCTGTTGGGGATCATCCTCGTGATCCTCGGCCGGGCCGATCCCGGCGTGATCGTGATCGGCCCGCTTCTCGCCTTTGCCGGCCAGATGGGCGATATCGCCGAAAGCTGGATCAAGCGGCGGGTCGGCGTAAAGGACAGCTCGCGCCTGATCCCCGGACACGGAGGGCTGATGGACCGTTTCGATGCGATGGCAGGATCGCTCGCCGCAGCGACGGTGCTGGGCCTGGGCAACTGGCTGCCGATCGTGGGCTGA
- the uppS gene encoding polyprenyl diphosphate synthase — protein sequence MAEAAPVITPAFANGAARSRHVAIIMDGNGRWASERGWPRLVGHRRGAERVKQIVRAAPDLGVNWLTLYAFSTENWKRSTEEVLGLMGIFARYIRREADAMAAEGVRMRFIGGRERLDPKLQALMAGIEARTAGNCRLNLTVAINYGGRDELARAAARLAGRIAAGEIARPGEADLAACLDTAGQPDPDLVIRTSGETRTSNFLPFQAAYAEYEFTPVLWPDFSPAHLAEILDRTSLRQRRFGAA from the coding sequence ATGGCCGAAGCAGCGCCGGTCATCACGCCCGCCTTCGCCAATGGCGCAGCCCGCTCCCGCCATGTCGCGATCATCATGGACGGCAACGGGCGCTGGGCCAGCGAGCGGGGCTGGCCGCGCCTCGTCGGCCACCGTCGCGGGGCCGAGCGGGTCAAGCAGATCGTCCGGGCGGCGCCAGACCTCGGCGTGAACTGGCTGACACTTTACGCCTTCTCGACCGAGAACTGGAAGCGCTCGACCGAGGAAGTGCTGGGCCTGATGGGTATCTTCGCCCGCTATATCCGGCGCGAGGCCGACGCCATGGCGGCTGAGGGCGTGCGGATGCGCTTCATCGGCGGGCGCGAGCGGCTGGACCCCAAGCTGCAGGCGCTGATGGCGGGGATCGAGGCGCGGACGGCGGGCAACTGCCGCCTGAACCTGACCGTCGCCATCAACTACGGTGGCCGCGACGAGCTTGCGCGGGCGGCGGCGCGGCTGGCCGGCAGGATCGCGGCCGGCGAGATCGCAAGGCCCGGCGAGGCCGACCTTGCCGCCTGCCTCGACACCGCCGGCCAGCCCGACCCGGATCTGGTGATCCGCACCTCGGGCGAGACGCGGACCTCGAATTTCCTGCCGTTTCAGGCGGCCTATGCGGAATACGAGTTCACGCCGGTGCTGTGGCCCGATTTCTCGCCGGCGCATCTGGCCGAGATCCTCGACCGCACCAGCCTGCGCCAGCGCCGTTTCGGAGCGGCATGA
- the frr gene encoding ribosome recycling factor, giving the protein MADEIEIDTDDLERRMKGAMDSLRHEFSSLRTGRASASMIDPITVDAYGSPTPINQLGTVNVPEPRMVTINIWDKGMVGKVEKAIRESGLGINPQTNGTIIMLPIPELNEERRRELTKVAAQYAESARVAIRNVRRDGMDQIKKGKSKGMAEDDQKFWESSVQELTDKMIAEVDKALESKQAEIMQV; this is encoded by the coding sequence ATGGCCGACGAGATCGAGATCGATACGGATGACCTTGAACGCCGGATGAAAGGCGCGATGGACAGCCTGCGGCACGAATTTTCATCCCTGCGGACGGGCCGCGCCTCGGCCAGCATGATCGACCCGATTACCGTGGACGCCTATGGCTCGCCCACGCCGATCAACCAGCTTGGGACCGTGAACGTGCCGGAACCGCGCATGGTCACAATCAACATCTGGGACAAGGGCATGGTCGGCAAGGTGGAAAAGGCGATCCGCGAAAGCGGCCTCGGCATCAACCCGCAGACCAACGGCACCATCATCATGCTGCCGATCCCCGAACTGAACGAGGAACGCCGGCGCGAGCTGACCAAGGTCGCCGCGCAATATGCCGAAAGCGCCCGCGTCGCGATCCGCAACGTGCGCCGCGACGGCATGGACCAGATCAAGAAGGGCAAGTCCAAGGGCATGGCAGAGGACGACCAGAAGTTCTGGGAATCCTCGGTGCAGGAACTGACCGACAAGATGATCGCCGAGGTGGACAAGGCGCTCGAGTCTAAACAAGCCGAAATCATGCAGGTCTGA
- a CDS encoding MBL fold metallo-hydrolase, with product MSEQIPLSDDASAVEPELDAARRDHTHEVAPDLAYRRLGIVNVIFVGPSGAGDREWVLIDAGLTGTAGLIRSAAQARFGEGSRPAAIVMTHGHFDHVGALEQLAEEWDAPVYAHPLEHPYLNGSAAYPPADPSVGGGLMARLSRLYPRSPVDVGARLRPLPEDGSVPFMPGWRWVHTPGHSVGHVSLWRDGDRALIVGDAFCTTGQESAYDVALQEPQMHGPPMYFTIDWEAAEESVKKLAALGPELAVTFHGQPMRGPEMRAALHRLAREFRAVAVPEKGEYVARARRAGDGSAYEKA from the coding sequence ATGTCCGAACAGATCCCCCTTTCCGACGACGCAAGCGCGGTCGAGCCGGAACTGGATGCCGCACGGCGCGACCATACGCATGAGGTCGCGCCCGATCTGGCCTATCGGCGCCTGGGCATTGTCAACGTGATCTTCGTGGGCCCCTCGGGCGCAGGGGATCGCGAATGGGTGCTGATCGACGCGGGGCTGACCGGGACGGCGGGCCTGATCCGCAGTGCCGCGCAGGCGCGCTTCGGGGAAGGATCGCGCCCCGCCGCCATTGTCATGACGCATGGTCATTTCGACCATGTCGGCGCGCTGGAGCAGCTGGCCGAGGAATGGGACGCCCCCGTCTACGCGCATCCGCTTGAACACCCCTACCTGAACGGCAGCGCCGCCTATCCGCCCGCGGATCCAAGCGTCGGCGGCGGGCTGATGGCGCGCCTCTCGCGTCTTTACCCCAGGTCGCCCGTGGATGTCGGCGCGCGCCTGCGCCCGCTGCCCGAGGATGGCAGCGTGCCGTTCATGCCGGGCTGGCGCTGGGTCCACACGCCCGGCCACTCGGTTGGTCATGTCTCGCTCTGGCGCGACGGGGATCGCGCCCTGATCGTGGGCGATGCCTTCTGCACGACAGGGCAGGAGTCCGCCTATGACGTTGCCCTGCAAGAGCCGCAGATGCACGGCCCACCGATGTATTTCACCATCGACTGGGAAGCCGCCGAGGAGTCGGTGAAGAAGCTCGCCGCGCTGGGACCCGAACTTGCCGTGACCTTTCACGGCCAGCCCATGCGCGGCCCCGAGATGCGCGCGGCGCTGCACCGGCTCGCGCGCGAGTTCCGGGCGGTGGCGGTGCCGGAAAAGGGCGAGTATGTCGCCCGCGCCCGCCGGGCCGGGGACGGCAGCGCCTACGAGAAAGCGTAA
- the pyrH gene encoding UMP kinase — protein sequence MLKISGEALMGDQGYGLHPPTVARIANEVKSVHDLGTEICMVIGGGNIFRGLQGSAQGMERATADYMGMLATVMNALAMQAALEAEGIHTRVISAIRMDEVAEPYIRRRAIRHLEKKRVIIFAAGTGNPYFTTDTAATLRANEMNCEVIFKGTKVDGVYDKDPKKHADAVRYDNVSYDEVLQKHLNVMDASAIALARDNNLPIIVFSLDEPGGFCGILAGNGTYTRVHE from the coding sequence ATGCTGAAGATCTCCGGCGAGGCGCTGATGGGCGACCAGGGCTACGGGCTGCACCCGCCGACCGTCGCCCGCATCGCCAATGAGGTGAAATCCGTTCATGACCTCGGCACCGAGATCTGCATGGTGATCGGCGGCGGCAACATCTTCCGTGGCCTGCAGGGTAGCGCCCAGGGGATGGAGCGGGCGACTGCCGACTACATGGGGATGCTGGCGACGGTGATGAACGCGCTGGCCATGCAGGCGGCGCTGGAAGCCGAGGGCATCCACACCCGCGTCATCAGCGCCATCCGCATGGACGAGGTGGCCGAGCCCTACATCCGCCGCCGCGCCATCCGTCATCTGGAAAAGAAGCGCGTCATCATCTTCGCGGCCGGAACCGGGAACCCGTATTTCACCACCGACACCGCGGCCACGCTGCGCGCCAACGAGATGAACTGCGAGGTGATCTTCAAGGGCACCAAGGTGGACGGGGTCTATGACAAGGATCCCAAGAAGCATGCCGACGCGGTGCGTTACGACAACGTGAGCTATGACGAAGTGCTGCAGAAGCATCTCAACGTCATGGACGCCTCGGCCATCGCGCTGGCGCGGGACAACAACCTGCCGATCATCGTCTTCTCGCTGGACGAGCCGGGCGGCTTCTGCGGCATCCTGGCGGGGAACGGCACCTATACGCGGGTGCACGAATAG
- the miaA gene encoding tRNA (adenosine(37)-N6)-dimethylallyltransferase MiaA has product MINTASAASDDPSRIERLVAVIDPSRPVLIAGPTASGKSAMALRIARAIGGAVVNADALQVWSCWRVLTARPSTEDEAAAPHLLYGHIAPGRSYSVGDWLAEVAALLDRSRPLVIAGGTGLYLSALTSGLAVIPPVPAEIRAKGDAWLARGGLEEMIEALDARTRAGLDLRNPARVQRAWEVLSATGRGLADWQAETPPPLIPAGGAQRFVLQTDRDRLARRIAARFDAMLQQGALDEVRQMLPLWQAGAQWTRAIGAAELKDHLEGHATLAEATERAVISTRQYAKSQRIWFRNRMRGWTIVHV; this is encoded by the coding sequence ATGATCAACACCGCCTCCGCCGCGTCAGACGATCCCTCGCGGATTGAACGGCTCGTCGCCGTCATCGACCCGAGCCGCCCGGTCCTGATCGCGGGACCGACCGCATCGGGCAAGTCGGCGATGGCGCTGCGGATCGCGCGGGCGATTGGCGGTGCGGTGGTCAATGCCGATGCCCTGCAGGTCTGGTCCTGCTGGCGGGTGCTGACGGCGCGCCCCTCGACCGAGGATGAAGCCGCGGCCCCGCACCTGCTTTACGGCCATATCGCGCCGGGGCGCAGCTATTCCGTCGGAGACTGGCTGGCCGAGGTCGCGGCATTGCTGGACCGGTCCCGCCCGCTGGTGATCGCAGGGGGGACCGGGCTTTACCTGTCGGCGCTGACCTCGGGCCTGGCCGTCATTCCCCCGGTCCCCGCAGAGATCCGGGCAAAGGGCGACGCATGGCTGGCGCGTGGCGGGCTGGAGGAGATGATCGAGGCGCTGGACGCGCGCACCCGCGCGGGTCTGGACCTGCGGAACCCGGCCCGCGTCCAGCGCGCGTGGGAGGTGCTGAGCGCGACCGGACGGGGGCTTGCCGACTGGCAGGCCGAAACGCCGCCGCCGCTGATTCCGGCGGGCGGGGCGCAGCGCTTCGTGCTGCAGACGGACCGCGACCGGCTTGCCCGGCGCATCGCCGCGCGCTTTGACGCGATGCTGCAGCAGGGCGCGCTGGACGAGGTGCGGCAGATGCTGCCCCTCTGGCAGGCGGGCGCGCAATGGACCCGCGCGATCGGCGCGGCCGAGCTGAAGGACCACCTGGAAGGGCACGCAACGCTGGCCGAAGCGACGGAGCGCGCGGTCATCTCGACGCGTCAATATGCGAAAAGCCAGCGCATCTGGTTCCGCAACCGGATGCGCGGCTGGACCATCGTTCACGTTTAA
- a CDS encoding helix-turn-helix domain-containing protein produces MSADPNTFTDSLYPAGCLVDAPDAFTPSPPANLPQPAAPITPYAGRPRPPETGLRLLPLDSFVWGGAARPDGVRRGRTRGDHCLIRVTAGVMRIILPSGAVDHGAGSVIFVPAGTAFAADPQPGVAGQALLMQRDMGRRLALPNRIVVGSGASDAFSADIAALAMRGRDPIASATAACRLELIATTLHRLSARPEPASPALPGQDSRALVEAYCELAGREMGRGRTIADLAEALGTTAGGLDMACRRQRGCSALDLIYKLRVERAVALLPDRTRSLAQIAEDLGFTGTAHLNRVMMALAGRPAEAFRAHA; encoded by the coding sequence ATGTCCGCTGACCCGAACACATTTACCGACAGCCTTTATCCCGCCGGTTGCCTTGTCGATGCGCCGGATGCGTTCACGCCCTCGCCGCCGGCGAATTTGCCGCAGCCCGCAGCACCGATCACGCCCTATGCCGGGCGGCCGCGGCCGCCCGAAACCGGGCTGCGGCTGCTGCCGCTCGACAGCTTTGTCTGGGGGGGCGCTGCCCGGCCGGATGGCGTCCGGCGCGGCCGGACCCGCGGGGACCATTGCCTGATCCGTGTCACGGCAGGCGTGATGCGGATCATCCTGCCCAGCGGTGCGGTGGATCACGGCGCCGGCAGCGTGATCTTCGTGCCCGCCGGCACCGCCTTTGCCGCCGATCCCCAGCCCGGCGTGGCAGGTCAGGCACTGCTGATGCAGCGCGACATGGGCCGGCGACTGGCGCTGCCGAACCGCATCGTGGTCGGCAGCGGGGCCAGCGATGCCTTTTCGGCCGATATCGCCGCACTGGCAATGCGCGGCCGCGACCCCATCGCCAGCGCAACCGCTGCCTGCCGGCTGGAACTGATTGCGACCACGCTGCACCGCCTGTCTGCCCGGCCGGAACCCGCAAGCCCCGCCTTGCCCGGTCAGGACAGCCGCGCGCTGGTCGAGGCCTATTGCGAACTCGCGGGCCGAGAGATGGGTCGCGGACGGACCATCGCCGATCTGGCCGAGGCGCTGGGCACGACGGCGGGTGGGCTGGACATGGCCTGCCGCCGGCAGCGGGGCTGCTCGGCGCTGGACCTGATCTACAAGCTGCGGGTCGAACGTGCGGTGGCCCTGCTGCCGGATCGCACCCGCAGCCTTGCCCAGATCGCCGAGGATCTCGGCTTCACCGGAACCGCGCATCTGAACCGCGTCATGATGGCACTTGCGGGACGACCGGCAGAAGCGTTCCGGGCACATGCGTGA